A region of the Bos mutus isolate GX-2022 chromosome 18, NWIPB_WYAK_1.1, whole genome shotgun sequence genome:
AACAGAGACTCTGGTTTGGAAAACAGGAGCTGGAACCAGCCATTTTATTTCAAGACTATTCATCGAGTGTTGGAGGGCAGCAGGAATAAATAAGGGAGGAGGGCACGGAGGGCGGGGGTTTGGGGGGGTGGTCTATGTCCTGCAGCACATCCCACACGTGCCTTTACGACAGCAGCCACAGCAGAAGATGCAGATGGGAAAGTGGGTGTCTCGTCTCCGTCTCTGGAGCACGGGCTGTGGGAAGGAAGGGCAGTGAGCTGGGCGTAGGGGGCGCAGGCACGGGAAGGCGGGCGAGGCTCAGAGGggagtcccagggactctcaccGTCAAGCCAGCTGCCGCTCCAGCTGTGTCCTTGGTTTGGAGGTCTGTGAGCTGTCGTGTCTGTGAAAAGCAAAAGGGGGTACTGAGGATGGCAGGGCACTGGCAGAGCTCTCAGTCTAGCTCCCCGGAGCAGTGACTCCCCAGGGGTTGGCATCTCCTGGCCCAGCTGGAGTCCCAGGAGTGGCCTCTCGTTCGgacctttcctctccttcccacagGCGGTTCTCCTGTCTGCAAACATCCCAGAtctgtctcctcccctctctgcagCTGCTCACTCTTCTATAGGACCCTCCATGGCCTGGAGGCCTGTCCCCACCCTGTATCTTACCCCTCACAACCCATTCCCCACGTGTTATCAGTCAGATCTCAGCTTTCTCCTTTTCCCAAGCCTGCAGGGCTTCCTCTGCACTTGCCTATAAGACTTGGCACGGCCACCCCTTGGTCTCATCCCCAATTACCATCTCCTTCACTCACCCAGCCCTCTGCTCCTCGGGTCCACCGTGCTTGCCCCCACCTCGGTCTCTGctggctgcccccttctcttaTCCTCCCAAATAGGTCAAATAACATTTTCTCACAAAATAGCCAACCCCCACCATTACTCTCCCACCATCTTTTACGTTATTCATGGAATAGCATTTCCTAAACACAAGTATTTCCTTGTTTTAAGTTCATTGGCTGGTTTCCTGCCCTGGATGTATGAGAATATTCAAGCTCCATGAGACTATTACAGCTTGGTCACCGCTGTCTAGAACAGGACTTACTGCTgagcaggcactcagtaaatcaCTGTGGAATTAGATCAGGGCTCCCAGACCCTGCCGCTTAGTACCCCATCTCTGTGCTCTGAACAGCTGTCTGTCCCCCCTTCCCTTGCCCTGAGCTCTGCCCACATGCTGGGGGTCTCCCTCTGCCCTCCGCAGTCGTCTCCCAGGGGCCGTAGCGATTCCGGCTGCCCTCCGGGGCCCCAGGCCCTGTGGGCTCTCACCTGGGGAGGGAGAACGGAGCCGCTGGTCAGGCTGAGCAGGACAAGGAGCAGAAGGCAGGTGGCCCGGATCTGTGTGTTCAGTGCCATTGTGCCGTCTGTCTGGCCGTCCTGCCGTTAGGTCTAGGACCTGCTCTGGTGTCTGGGAGCCCAGTTACAGTTGCTTTTATGGGTCCTCCTGGGGGAGGCGGGGATGCGAAGCCCTCTCCCCTTTGGCCCGACTCATTTCCAAGAAGGTGGTGGCGCCGAAAAGGCGGGAGAGATAAGCGGGAACAGAGGTGACAGGGAACAGGGTTGTGTCACCCTCAGCCGACAGAGGTGTGTCCAGGAGGTGGGGCAGACACGACCACGGACACACGCCTCTAGTCAGCCACCTGGGAGACACTTTCCCTGACATGACATCACCTTGTTGATTTCAGGAAAAACATTCCCTCTTTTGCCCCTGCAGTAGAACGGATCGAAGAGCAGGAGTAAGGTTTCTTCCACCTCACACGGTTCCTGACCTCGTCATTCATAAGCAGTATGGCTGTCACTTCCCGGGCCCCTCATCACTCTCCCACCATCTTTTATGTTATTCATGAACAGCATTTCCTAAACACAagtgtttccttgtttttaagttcactaattccctgaccaggatgtCAGCTCCATGAGAATATTCTTCTGTCAACTACCTTGTTCACAGCTTGGTCACCACTCTCTAGGATAGGACTTCATGCagagcaggcactcagtaaaccACCGTGGCGCTGGACTGAGGTTGGCTCCTGGGAGGGAACACCGTGATGCCCATGTGCAGGAGCTCATGTCCACAGGAGCCCCCAGCACACGTGTGGGGTTTCTCAAGGGTCAGAACCTTAAGACGTGGCCCTGTGGATCTGGGAAATGTTCCTGTGAAGTTTTGGCCAAAAAGGACAGTGGTGACGGTAACAGCGAACACCCGATGACTGCACCTCACAAGCCAACAGATACACTGACTCATTTCTGTGTTAACTCAGCCCGTGCGACCTTGCCTCTGAGCAGCTCCTGCCTGCCCCATCCCGGGCTCTGTTCTGCTTTCAGGGCCCTGGCTGCCTTCTCAGCCACCGACCCCCCGGCTTCCCAAACCCTGCTCCTGGGAGAGGAGCCCACCATGCCCACCTAAGACTTTTTAACtaaagatttattatttatttatttatggctgccctGGGGTCtttcattgctgcacacgggctactcttccttgcggtgcctgggcttctcgttgcggtggcttctcttgtcacacAGCAGGGGCTCTGGAGTGTGTgcgcttccgtagttgcagcgcacaggctcagtagtcatggagCATGGGCTAAGTCACCCCGTGGCTTGTGGACTCTttcccagactggggatcaaacccacgtcccctgcattggcagttggattcttaaccactggactcccatcAGGGAGGTCCAGAGACTCATCTTTTTCACTGTTTAGGGAGAGGAGCTGAAGGCAAAGATTTAAGACACTGCCAAAGCTTGGTCAtccagaggcagagctgggcctCCAGCCTGGGTCCTGTGTCCTCAGCACCAGGCTTTCCTGCTTCCAGAAAACACAGGAGGGCATGGTGGGTCTGCTAGACCACGCTTGTACTGGCTCAATGAGCACACTGTGTGCATCCCAACTCCAGCCGGGAACATCATGTTGGCACCTTGAAACCCCCACTGGTGGGTGTACTTACACCACAGACATTGGCAAACACTACAAATCAGGCTTTTCTTTGGAGGGCTGGCTTCCTGCATACGATGGAAGAGGAGCTGAATCAAGGATGCCTGGCTGCGGCAATCTCATTGCCACGTATGACCTGAACCATCTTAGGGTGCTCACGGCCCAGGGGAACAGCAGATCGTGACTTCAGAGATAGGTCCTtggctgtcttctctctctcactcctggGCCACCCAGTGACAACCCTACAAGCCTGGGGATGGTGCTGCCAAGGAATGAACTCTTCTTCCTGGCCCTGAACTGCTGCCAAGGCCCACTCGCAAAGCATGAAAACACGGGACCCTGGGAAGTAACAGTTTCCTGCCATCTGTTAGGCTCCCCCAGCTGCACACAGCCTCACTCTCCAAAAGAGAAATGGCCAGGACAGGAGACAGGGCTctcagagggaaggaagaaagcagCCGGGGATATCTGGGATGGGTGCGGGGTGGCGAGCTCAGCAAGGTGACCAGACCTAGATTCTGGGAGTGGCTGGAGTTGCATGGGGGCTGCATGCTCACCCACAGGGAGACACAGCAGCACCCCCCAGGCATCACTGCATCATCTCAGCTCAGGCCAGGTTTCATCATCAACCAGGGGCAGGGGTCACAGCACAGGCGCCAGAGTCGCAGTGCAAGGCGACAGGCTGACGGGCCAAGCCTGGCTTCCTGGCCATCTGCCCTCCCTGAGGGTGGGGGGCTCAAGGCCAGGCCCCACCATTGGCTAGTGCAGAGGGGAGGGCGTTAGCCCAGAAGGGCAGAGTCAGGAGATAGTCCTGTTTTTAGGAACTGGTGACATGAAAGACCCCAGCCTCTCCTCCAAAAACATGTGGCATATCCTTGACCCtggctccccctgccccccacaccaCATATGCACCACCTGGGGCCTCAAAGACACTATTCATCCCTTAATTCCTCCATGTGTACAACCAACAGACTGGGTACCGGGCGGCGCGGGATGGCCGGGACTGGTACTCAGCCACGAACAGAAGAGCGAGGTCCTGTCCCCGGGAGCCCTGCATAGACCCCAGACCCCCTCCCCACATCTGAGATGGACAAATACACAGACAGACAAGGCGGGGCCACATGGGGCCAGTTTATTGCAGTTAAatacctctctctctctattttttttgtccattttttccataaagaaaattagaacacactcacacacccagAGGGGAGCAGGGTTCCAGAAACAAGAGGTGGTGTGGGACGTGGCCTCCCTGCTTGGGTCCAGGCCCCTCGCAGGACCCCCTCCTCCCCTTAAGCACCCTGGTCTCAGTACCTCGGGAGTCCGAGGAGGCAGCGGGGTGTGGCAGGGGCTCTGTCCTCCTCCCTCTGGCCTCCAGGTGAGACCACCAGAAGTGCCGGGTTGAGTGGGGGCCGGGAGAAGGGAGACAGACAAATGGGGGAGGAGATATGGTTTCCAAGTTGAGGAGGGCGGTGGGCGCTTATCCACAGAAATGCATTATTTCTCCccatttttttgttaaaaatctaCTATAAAAAACGCAGCTGGGGGAGGGGCGTCTGTCCCTCTCTGTGCtaagggctggggaaggggacgGTGGGGGCCCGGAGGCGGCCCCCGCCGCATGGTAGGTGGTGTCACTGCCGGGCGCTCTCGCCCACCATCTCCAGGttgtgctgctgcagctgggcGCGGAGCACGGCGTTCTCATTCTTCAGCTCCTCGATCTGCCAGACACGACGGGGGACAAGCAGCCAGAGCTGGCTCCCCGCGTCCTGGGGTTCCTGGGCGCCCCCCgtccctgccctcccagccctgTGGCTCACCTGTTGCCGCAGGAGCTCATTGTCCATCTGCAGCCGCTCGGCCTCCTTGAAGGTCTCCTGCATGCGCTGGTTGGTCTGGCGCAGCTCCCGGATGTAGTCGCAGGCCTTTGACAGGATCCCTCCTTTACTCTGGGGAGTGGTGGGCATGAGTATCAGTGAGCACTGCCTGGCAGCCAATGCCCACCAGTCGTCTCAGCCCGAGACAACTCCCGCGCCCAGCACTCAAGACGGATTCTCTGCAAGGGGGCTGGGGGACCAGGGGGACACTCACCGCTCCCGTCTTGCTATTATCTGCATTACAATCTGGAATGATTTTTGAAAGCTGGACGATCCAGTTGTTGATCTTGTCCCTCCGCCTCCGCTCCACTGCGGCGAAAAGAGTAGGAACAAGGCTGTGTCCAGTGTGCTCCCTCTATGCCCGGGCAAGTTACCTCCCGAGGCAGATGCCGCGAGAGCCGAGGCTGCCGAGGCACAGCTGGGCCCGCCCGAGGTCACATGGCCAGCAAGTGCAGGGGCCCGACCTGAACCCAGGCAGCTGGCTCTAGCCCGCTCCACATGGTTCCTCAATAGGAACCGAGAAATTCAAGTGCCACCCTCAAGTGCCACATATACCCTCAGCGCAGCATCGACAGCTGAGGGGCTGCGGGGTTTGTTCTGTTGGTTGGCCCAGCAGGTTTTGAAAAATTTgagtcaacatttaaaaattagaaaagttcACATAACAACTGGCCTCTTTTGAAAAAAGGAGTTGTGGCACAGTGGGCACGTGTCCCTGGGAGGCAAGAAGGGGCCAGAGCCCCTTTACACAGGACCCGGATGACCCTTTCTGGTCCCCACAGCCCCTGAACTTGATTCTCCATGGCGGTACTCATGTATCCCGAGTGCTGGACCCCACAGTCCTGTTTTTCTCTTCATCATTAAAATCCCAGTCTGACCACATCTCACTCCACTTACAATCCTTCTCCATGGCCCCGGCAGCAAGTCTCAGCTTCCCCAGCTGGCACTGCAGTTCTCAGGGGCCTGGCCCATCATCAGGGCACTGGGTCACCCAGAAACACCACGAACCCTATCTTGAAGACCAGGTTTGACAAGCTACTGGCAGATTTTACTTGGAAAGTCCAGATGTGTGATTTATAACACTCTGTCTGCTCTGTCTCACTCTGTCTGCTGAGTTGAGTGGCAGCTGACCCCTGCAGACAGGGCTCGTATGCATCTCTGCTGTGGCCTGTCACGACTTGCCTGGGGGCTGCCTGCACTGCAGCCTGAGACCCCTGGTTTGGGGCTCACTGAGAAAGCTGTCCCAGCCTTTCCTCACCTTCTAAGCACAGTACGAGGCACTGCTAGGGGCACACAAGAAAGCCCAGTTGGCCCCACAGTCTcaccctcctgccaaggcagTCCATGGACAGATGCAGGTGGTCACTATAGGAAGGGGAGACTGTGGGTGGGATTTGGAAAGGAGGGTAAAGGAGAGTATTTTCTCAGGCTTGGGCAACTGGGGGAGAGGGTCGGGATGCGAGTGAGAAAAGTGGGGTGGGCCAGAAGGCTGCCCTTGACCCCCTCTCCTCCTGAGGCCAGCACTGCCCCTCAACCCAGCTGTTCCCTCAAAGGACGTGCCTGGCCACTAGAAGAAAACCCGACTGCCTTCCCCTGGCACTTGCTTTTGTCCTCTCACTGCTGACCGGTCCTTCCAAGTGCCCCTACTCTGGCCTGGGTGACAACACCCTCCCACATGGACTTGCTTCCTCCCTCATTCTCCTCTCTTGCTGCCCACAACCTCCCTTTACCACAGGGATAAGAATACTGCCCGATATCGAGCTTCGCCTGACCCTGGCCCTGGGGTCAGTGAGTACACAGCCATGTGCCCCATCACTACCCTGGTGAGTGAACCTTCCCAGTCAGGGCGGTCATGTCTTACGGTCTTTGGGGACTCTGTGGCCCCGAACAGCAGCTGAGCTAAGAGTCCGGCCCAGCCTCCACATCCATTCTGAGGTGCCACCTGAGGAGCTCGCGAGCAGACAGCTGCCCTTCGCTACCCTCCTGCAGTCTGACATCCTTGAGCCTGGGTCCCATGCTGCAGCCGCATCCCATGCCCACTCCTCCCTTCCTCACTGGGGGCCGGGCAGGGGGTAAGGGACACCTCTGGCTCGTATTCACTTCTTCAAAACTTACTGCTTGCCCTACTATGTGCAGGGCACTCTGCGAGGCCAGTCCATGGCAGACTCAACCGCTGTCGTGCCAGCACTCACAGCACCAACGTGAAATTCACGTGAATGGGAGACACTGACACCACAGACTGGGAGTTATAACTGAAGACAGTGCCCAGTGCCTGGGGAATGCCCGGGCGGAGTACTGCTTTCAGCGTGGAGTGGGGTGGACTGTCTCTTCAGAGAAAGGTTTAGAACGTTAAGATGGGGCTGGTTTCTGAGAGGAAGGACAGTGGGCAGACAGGCATCATGAACCCAGAAAAGGCGACATGGAAACACTCTGGTGGGCACAGGAGTTGGGGCAGGGGGATCGGAAAGGGTGGCAGAAATAGGTTGTGAAGGCCCTGAATGCCCTGTCAGTGGATCTGGACCTTGTGTTCTCTTCCCCGAGGGGTCTAGGCCCTCGAGTCTGGGGCCCTTCTTGGCATGTAGTCAGGCCTGTGGCTTGGGGAGACCACTTTGGCACAACTGAAATGGAGGAAGACCAGTCAAAACCAAGGCCATGTCTGTTCTTCAGAAGGCTTAAGTCATAGCCATACAACATTTAAAACACAATTTAGAGCAAAATCTGCCAGGACTGATGGGAGAAATGGGCAAATCCACAAATATAACTAGAGATATCAACACTCCTCAGTAACTGACAAAAGAAGTagacaaaaaaatgaagacagaaaatcTGAACACTGTCAGCCAACTTGACCTAGTTACCACTGATGGAACACTCCACACACATCAGCAGATATGCCTTTTCAAGCACACACAGAAGCTTTCACCAAGATAGACTGTATTTAGGGCCATAAAATAAAGTCTCAATAAATTCCAAAGGACTTAAGTTATATACAGAGTATGTTCTCCGATCACAACAAAACTCATTTACAAATCAGTAACAAGAAGataccaggggacttccctggtggcccagtggttaagaatccgcctggcaaATCCAGGCGaggtgggttcaacccctgcttggggagctaagaccccacatgctgtggagcaactaagccctcacgccacaactagaaagtctgggcaccgcaactaaagatcccacatgatgcaacaaaggcccaaagcagccaaatagataaatgttcaaaaaaaaaaaaaaaaagataatccagAAAACCCATAAACATTCATAagttaaacaacacatttctaaataatcccATGGGTCAGTGAAAAAATAATCAGGAAAACAAGAAACATTCCAAATTGAATAACAAGAGAACACAACGTGTCCAAATGGGATAACGCTAAAGCAGTATAAGACTGAAATCTGCAACTATAAAGGCCTgtattgagaaaaaagaaaggtttaAAAATCGTCTTAAAAAGCTGGGGGAAGACACCCAGCAAACTAAACCCCAGTTAGGCAAAACACATAAATTGGTCACAGTATGAGTAGGaaccaagaaatagaaaaagcatcTAAGCAATCAGTTTTCACGTAAAGATCTGGATTTCTGGCTTCTTCAGAGGTTGAGTAGTGAGCCCAAATTCTGACACAGCAGCAACGGCGGGCACTGTGAGACCACCCTTCAGGCAGGACAGACACACTGGCCCCCAGTCACTGCTGGGGACCACCACTCCCCTTTCTACTACACCAGGTATACTGACTTCCTTGGGGCCCTGAAGACATCTGCCTGCGGCCCAGAGATGGGCCCCTGTGGTATCAAGAAACACGGCAAAGAGGGAAAAGCAGAAAAGGTCGATTGGAGGTCCACTTTGGCACAGTGTCTCGGGTCCTGTGGCTGTGAGGGACAAAGAGGGCAGAGTTGAAGTGGCCTGGCTCTCAGGTCTGGCTTGAGTAATCATGACAGGGATCCCTCTTGCTGTTCTGGAAGAAGGAGGCTTTGGGAAGGAGGGACAACGGCAGGTTCTGGTTTGGACAAGTTGAGTGTGAGATGCTTCAAGGACAACCAGCAATAGAAATTTGGAACGAGCACCCCAAAATATGGGTCCGGAGGAGCATGAGAGAGATGGAGCAGAAAGACAGCTGTTGGCAGTGCACGGGGTTGGGGAGCCCTGGGAGGACATCAGGGAACAGTCTCATCTTTTTGGAGTCACATACTTTTCTGGAGAAAGCCCGCAGACTCTCTCCTGGGAGAAATGACACACACCAACATCTGGAGACAGGGACTAGGGGAGACTGACCGTCCCCAGGCCTGATGTTTCACTCTCCTGACCACTGGAAGAAGGGGCTGGACCCCAAGAGATACTAACAGCCAAAGCAGCTTCCCAACTTTACCCATCATGAAGAGTCACCTGGGGAACTTGTTTTAGCGCAGACTCCCAGACACCCTCGGACCTACCCATTCAGCATCTCGTGAGGACGACCTAGAGATGGTGATTATTAACAAGCTTTCCAGGTGACCAGGAAGCCCTGCCCTCAGGAACAGGCTCGGAAGGAGAACCAGGGCAAGGAGAGCAGAAAGGAACGTTCCCGAGAGGAGGGGAATGGGCAGGGCCAGATGCTTGGAGTGCAGGCAGGAAAGGAAGCCAGTGGATTTGGCAATGAGGTCATCATGGGTGACCTTAAATGGCGCCGTTTTGGTAGAGAAATGAGCCAGATTGCCAAGGGTACAGGGAGGCTGCCGGGCAGAGGGTGGGTCAAACGTTCTGCAGGTTAGGACAGAGTGGGCTGGCTGCAGCTGGTCAGAAAGGGCAAGGTCATGAGCAGGACTGACTTTTATAGGATGAGGAAGAGTCAAGACTTTGGAG
Encoded here:
- the HAMP gene encoding hepcidin; its protein translation is MALNTQIRATCLLLLVLLSLTSGSVLPPQTRQLTDLQTKDTAGAAAGLTPVLQRRRRDTHFPICIFCCGCCRKGTCGMCCRT